A genome region from Flavobacterium sp. includes the following:
- the mce gene encoding methylmalonyl-CoA epimerase, with product MVNKIEHIGIAVKNMEDANALFEKLLGVPSYKEETVESEGVLTSFFQTGTNKIELLMATNPESPIAKFLEKKGEGIHHIAFDVEDIHAEISRLKSEGFVLINETPKKGADNKLVVFLHPKNTNGVLVELCQEIR from the coding sequence ATGGTTAATAAAATAGAACATATCGGAATCGCAGTAAAAAATATGGAAGATGCTAATGCATTATTCGAAAAATTATTAGGTGTTCCGTCATATAAAGAAGAAACGGTAGAAAGCGAAGGTGTTTTGACTTCGTTTTTTCAGACAGGAACTAATAAGATTGAACTTTTGATGGCGACAAACCCTGAAAGTCCGATTGCGAAATTTTTAGAAAAAAAAGGAGAAGGAATTCATCACATCGCTTTTGATGTTGAAGATATTCATGCCGAAATTTCCCGTTTAAAAAGCGAAGGTTTTGTGCTGATAAACGAAACTCCAAAGAAAGGTGCCGACAATAAATTGGTGGTTTTTCTGCATCCAAAGAACACAAATGGCGTTTTGGTAGAGCTTTGTCAGGAAATCAGATAA
- a CDS encoding Ig-like domain-containing protein produces MFKSNLKYLSFLLVLLMMSCAKRGSITGGLKDTLAPVLVSSVPKNFNTNFKGDEINIVFDEYIKLKNLNKQLIISPPMKHEPLITPTGVSKFINIKIKDTLQPNTTYSLNFGQSIADNNEGNAINQFKYVFSTGAYIDSLTLAGSIKDAHAKYVDNFVSVMLYEANDKYKDSVIYKEFPRYITNTLDSLRTFKFENLKAGKYLLVALKDKGSNNKYNPKDDKIGFIKHFITVPNDTLFELNLFKETLPLKAVKPIQASGNRLLLPYEGKQNFKINTPKIVLKNNSETLETIVTQFPKKDSLQVWYKPLKVDSLQLEVSRDTYSKKFNVRIKDQKKDTLSIKAVQNGIINFRERFTLETETPLVKFDKTKIKLVNKDSTAVDFTTEYDVFDQKLYVDFKKEPLEKYNFTFLPGALTDFYEKTNDTLSYKLTTKEVADYGNLVLNLKNVKRFPIIVEITNKKGDEVLASEYSEGNTKIEFNLLVPTQFTVRVVYDDNKNKMYDTGSFLDKRYSEEVFYYQQEVDVRANWDVDQSIDLSIPFSPEIEKKEDAKKKKKEEKQRKAF; encoded by the coding sequence ATGTTTAAAAGCAACCTGAAATACCTTTCATTTTTATTAGTCTTATTAATGATGAGCTGCGCCAAAAGAGGCAGCATAACTGGCGGATTAAAAGACACACTGGCACCGGTTTTGGTTTCGAGTGTTCCTAAAAATTTCAATACCAATTTTAAAGGCGATGAGATTAATATAGTTTTTGATGAATATATAAAGCTAAAAAACCTCAACAAACAGCTTATTATTTCGCCTCCTATGAAACATGAGCCGCTGATTACACCAACCGGAGTCAGCAAATTCATAAACATAAAAATCAAAGATACTTTACAGCCTAATACGACTTACAGCTTAAATTTTGGCCAGAGTATTGCCGACAATAATGAAGGAAATGCCATAAACCAATTCAAATATGTTTTCTCGACAGGGGCTTATATTGACTCACTTACTCTTGCCGGATCGATAAAAGATGCGCACGCAAAATATGTCGACAATTTTGTATCTGTAATGTTGTATGAAGCAAATGACAAATACAAAGATTCTGTTATTTATAAAGAATTTCCACGTTATATTACCAATACTTTAGACAGTTTGCGAACTTTTAAGTTTGAAAATTTAAAAGCTGGAAAATATCTTTTAGTTGCTTTAAAAGATAAAGGCAGCAACAATAAATACAATCCGAAAGATGATAAAATTGGTTTTATAAAACATTTTATTACTGTACCAAACGATACCCTTTTTGAATTGAATTTATTTAAGGAAACGCTTCCGCTAAAGGCAGTAAAACCAATTCAGGCATCAGGAAACAGATTACTGCTTCCGTATGAGGGAAAACAAAATTTCAAAATCAACACGCCAAAAATTGTACTTAAAAACAATAGCGAAACTCTGGAAACAATTGTCACACAGTTTCCTAAAAAAGATTCGCTGCAGGTTTGGTACAAGCCTTTAAAAGTAGATTCACTACAACTTGAAGTAAGCAGAGATACTTACAGCAAAAAGTTTAATGTTAGGATTAAAGACCAGAAAAAAGACACTTTAAGTATTAAGGCGGTTCAAAACGGAATCATCAATTTTAGAGAACGCTTTACTTTAGAAACCGAAACACCGTTAGTTAAATTTGATAAAACAAAAATCAAATTAGTAAACAAAGATTCTACAGCGGTTGATTTTACGACTGAATATGATGTTTTCGATCAAAAATTATATGTTGATTTCAAAAAAGAACCTTTAGAAAAGTACAATTTTACTTTTTTACCAGGCGCTTTAACTGATTTCTATGAGAAAACAAATGATACTTTGTCGTATAAATTAACCACAAAAGAAGTTGCTGATTACGGAAATTTGGTTTTAAACCTAAAGAATGTAAAACGTTTCCCGATTATTGTTGAAATTACAAACAAAAAAGGCGACGAAGTATTGGCCAGCGAATATTCTGAAGGAAATACAAAAATAGAATTCAATTTATTAGTCCCAACTCAGTTTACGGTAAGAGTTGTTTACGATGACAATAAAAACAAAATGTACGATACCGGAAGTTTCTTAGACAAAAGATATTCTGAAGAAGTTTTCTATTACCAGCAGGAAGTCGACGTTAGAGCCAATTGGGATGTCGATCAGTCTATAGATTTAAGCATTCCGTTTAGTCCAGAAATAGAGAAAAAAGAAGACGCAAAAAAGAAGAAAAAAGAAGAAAAACAGCGAAAAGCTTTCTAG
- a CDS encoding nitrilase family protein has product MKIALIQSDLTWENASANRKNFESKINQLDSDINLIVLPEMFSTGFTMNPSAVAETMEGETVLWMKTIAEEKNSAITGSVVITENGNYYNRMFFVFPSGEIKYYDKRHLFTLAGEDKFYTAGTEKVIVNYLDWKICLQVCYDLRFPVFVRNVENYDLLLYVANWPKVRTNAWDALLKARAIENLSYVVGVNRIGLDANNYEHIGHSQVVDFLGNYILEPQETEGVFVVTLDKNEMLETRKKLDFLSDKDFFEIKP; this is encoded by the coding sequence ATGAAAATCGCACTTATTCAATCAGACCTTACTTGGGAAAATGCTTCGGCAAACAGAAAAAATTTCGAATCGAAAATAAATCAGCTCGATTCTGATATTAATTTGATTGTTCTGCCCGAAATGTTTTCGACAGGTTTTACGATGAATCCATCTGCAGTTGCAGAAACTATGGAAGGTGAAACTGTTTTATGGATGAAAACTATTGCAGAAGAGAAAAATAGTGCAATAACGGGAAGTGTGGTTATTACCGAAAATGGAAATTACTATAACAGAATGTTCTTTGTTTTTCCGTCAGGTGAAATTAAATATTATGACAAACGCCATTTATTTACGCTTGCCGGCGAAGATAAATTTTATACCGCCGGAACAGAAAAAGTAATAGTTAATTATCTGGATTGGAAAATCTGTCTGCAGGTTTGTTACGATTTGCGTTTTCCGGTTTTTGTTCGAAATGTAGAAAATTACGATTTACTTCTGTACGTTGCGAATTGGCCAAAAGTACGCACCAACGCCTGGGACGCTTTGTTAAAAGCGCGCGCTATCGAAAACTTAAGTTATGTTGTGGGTGTAAACAGAATTGGGCTTGATGCCAACAACTACGAACACATTGGGCATTCGCAAGTTGTTGATTTTTTAGGGAATTATATTTTAGAACCACAAGAAACAGAAGGTGTTTTTGTGGTTACTCTGGATAAAAATGAAATGTTGGAAACGAGAAAAAAACTCGATTTTTTAAGCGATAAAGATTTTTTCGAAATTAAACCCTAG
- a CDS encoding SusC/RagA family TonB-linked outer membrane protein, with the protein MKTKLISLVFAGGIIFSANAKETAIKKHLFEQQSNQVEITGQILGQDDGMPIAGATIYAESNNKIATISDENGKFKLNVPEHEVHIIVSYMGYETLSFALINTSNLTIRLKPAENVLEQVLVTALGVKKSTKAVAYAVTELKGTEFTKAKETNISNALVGKIAGVNVSSTSTGANGSTRVVIRGNGSLNGNNQPMYVVNDLPIDNTQLNLPGIGNGAGSTRINVDRGDGTSVINADDIKTITVLKGGTAAALYGANAANGVILIQTKRGSAQKGIGVEYNSSFTFETPSIIPDWQYEYGSGANGKKPTTQAEAIAAGRWSWGAKMDGSNVIQFDGVARPYVPQKNNIKNFYETGTTFINSLALSGGNEKATGRLSFSNMDNESVVPNSDFNRKSVNIASNVNLTNWLKFDIVAQYNLEKSHNRVTVSDAEANPNWGTYMIANTVDIRNLAPGYDENGVEEAWNPVAVATNPYFVVNKIKNSDTKNRFIGMLNVKVNFTPELFLQGRIGQDYTDYDFFGYIPKTTLNNPVGYAQGSKMKLSNINSEAILNYTKKNIYNDFSLNALVGVNSRTTLRDETRVEGSNFVLDNFYALSNLSTLTYSYPYGKTKTNSVYGAADFDYKNIVFLNLTGRQDWFSTLSKENNTVFYPSIGTSIILSDIIKMPEFVSFAKLRSSWAQVGGATPDPYALNQSYSMIQGGHNGQQVQGPTSSRVPNATLSPLTSTTIEVGTDLGFFNNRLNLDFAWYNRATTNDIVETTISTASGANTALLNLGKMRNKGVEFLLSGKIINSDKFTWDASFNGSYNENKVEALTDQLNSITMTTSVNGYVTITSDVGRPYSIIKGYRPRKDANGNTVYNVSGGSASIAQGPLEELGQGVHPWAAGLSNEFKYKNISFSFLIDGKFGGSLYSGTNLYGTRMGLTKLTLEGRESGLPIKGVDVNGNPVDMVIAPENLRTYYDGLRNISSEFVYDASFIKLRQIILGYDLPLEKMKGLSKLQGASISFVARNLFILYKKTPNVDPESVFSAGNAQGVEQFGVPKTRSFGLNLNVKF; encoded by the coding sequence ATGAAAACAAAGCTTATTTCATTAGTATTTGCCGGAGGAATCATCTTCTCTGCAAATGCCAAAGAGACTGCAATAAAAAAGCATCTTTTTGAACAGCAAAGCAATCAGGTTGAAATTACAGGCCAAATATTGGGTCAGGATGACGGAATGCCAATTGCAGGAGCGACAATTTATGCCGAAAGCAATAATAAAATAGCAACGATATCTGATGAAAACGGAAAATTTAAATTAAATGTTCCGGAACACGAAGTTCATATCATTGTATCTTATATGGGTTATGAAACTTTATCATTTGCCTTAATCAATACTTCAAATTTAACGATCAGATTAAAACCTGCCGAAAATGTTCTGGAACAAGTTTTAGTTACCGCATTAGGGGTTAAAAAAAGCACTAAAGCGGTAGCTTATGCAGTAACTGAACTTAAAGGAACTGAATTTACAAAAGCGAAAGAAACCAATATTTCGAATGCATTGGTTGGAAAAATTGCCGGTGTAAACGTAAGCAGTACTTCAACCGGAGCAAATGGTTCGACAAGAGTTGTAATACGTGGAAATGGTTCACTTAACGGAAATAACCAGCCGATGTATGTAGTGAACGATTTACCAATTGACAATACACAATTGAATTTACCGGGAATTGGAAACGGTGCCGGATCTACCAGAATTAATGTGGATCGTGGTGACGGAACATCTGTCATAAATGCTGATGATATTAAAACCATTACAGTTTTAAAAGGTGGAACGGCAGCCGCACTTTACGGTGCAAATGCTGCAAATGGTGTTATTTTAATTCAGACAAAAAGAGGTTCCGCCCAAAAAGGAATTGGAGTTGAATATAATTCATCTTTTACTTTTGAAACACCTTCGATAATTCCGGACTGGCAGTATGAATATGGTTCCGGAGCAAACGGAAAAAAACCAACTACACAGGCAGAAGCTATTGCTGCCGGACGCTGGTCGTGGGGTGCAAAAATGGACGGAAGCAATGTAATTCAGTTTGACGGAGTTGCCAGACCTTATGTTCCTCAAAAAAATAATATTAAAAATTTCTACGAAACCGGAACGACTTTTATTAACTCTCTGGCTTTATCCGGAGGAAATGAAAAAGCTACAGGCCGACTTTCGTTCTCAAACATGGATAATGAAAGTGTTGTTCCTAATTCTGATTTTAATAGAAAAAGTGTCAATATTGCGAGTAATGTCAACTTGACAAATTGGTTAAAATTTGATATTGTGGCGCAGTATAATTTAGAAAAATCACACAATAGAGTTACTGTTTCTGATGCTGAAGCCAACCCAAACTGGGGAACTTACATGATCGCCAACACCGTAGATATTCGAAATCTTGCCCCAGGTTATGATGAAAACGGAGTTGAAGAAGCATGGAACCCAGTTGCGGTGGCTACAAACCCTTATTTTGTAGTTAATAAAATTAAAAACAGCGATACTAAAAATCGTTTTATCGGGATGTTGAATGTGAAAGTTAATTTCACTCCTGAATTATTCCTTCAAGGTAGAATTGGACAAGATTATACGGATTATGATTTCTTTGGATATATTCCAAAAACAACTTTAAACAATCCGGTAGGTTATGCGCAGGGTTCAAAAATGAAATTATCAAACATAAATTCTGAAGCAATTTTAAATTATACTAAGAAAAACATCTACAATGATTTCTCTTTAAATGCTTTGGTTGGCGTTAACTCCCGTACCACTTTACGAGATGAAACCAGAGTTGAAGGTTCAAATTTTGTACTGGATAATTTTTATGCTTTAAGCAATTTATCTACTTTGACTTATAGTTATCCTTACGGAAAAACCAAAACAAATTCTGTTTACGGCGCTGCTGATTTTGATTATAAAAATATTGTGTTTTTAAACTTAACTGGTCGTCAGGATTGGTTTTCTACACTTTCAAAAGAAAATAATACGGTTTTTTATCCATCAATCGGAACAAGTATAATTCTTTCAGATATTATAAAAATGCCGGAATTTGTTTCGTTTGCTAAACTTAGAAGTTCTTGGGCACAAGTTGGAGGCGCAACGCCGGATCCATACGCTTTGAACCAATCGTACTCAATGATTCAGGGCGGACATAATGGCCAGCAAGTGCAGGGACCAACAAGTTCAAGAGTTCCAAATGCCACTTTAAGTCCGTTGACTTCGACAACAATTGAGGTTGGAACTGATTTAGGATTTTTCAATAATCGCTTAAATCTTGATTTTGCATGGTACAACCGTGCCACTACAAACGATATTGTTGAAACTACAATTTCTACAGCTTCGGGCGCAAACACAGCCTTATTGAATTTAGGAAAAATGAGAAATAAAGGGGTTGAGTTTTTACTTAGCGGTAAAATCATTAATTCTGATAAATTCACCTGGGACGCGAGTTTCAACGGATCTTATAACGAAAATAAAGTTGAAGCACTTACAGATCAGTTAAACTCTATTACAATGACAACTTCTGTAAACGGATATGTTACGATTACAAGTGATGTTGGCCGTCCGTACAGTATCATAAAAGGTTACAGACCTCGTAAAGATGCTAACGGAAATACGGTTTACAACGTAAGCGGCGGATCTGCATCTATTGCGCAGGGACCACTTGAAGAATTAGGTCAGGGAGTTCATCCTTGGGCAGCGGGACTTAGCAACGAATTCAAATACAAAAACATTTCATTCAGCTTTTTAATCGACGGTAAATTTGGAGGAAGTTTATACTCTGGAACTAACTTATACGGAACTCGTATGGGATTGACAAAATTAACGCTTGAAGGACGTGAAAGCGGCTTGCCAATTAAAGGTGTTGATGTTAACGGAAACCCGGTTGATATGGTTATTGCTCCGGAAAATCTTAGAACGTATTATGATGGTTTAAGAAATATTTCATCTGAATTTGTGTATGATGCAAGTTTCATCAAACTGAGACAAATTATTTTAGGCTATGATCTCCCTCTTGAAAAAATGAAAGGATTATCAAAACTTCAGGGCGCTTCGATTTCGTTTGTTGCCAGAAACTTATTCATTCTTTACAAGAAAACGCCAAACGTAGATCCGGAATCTGTATTTAGCGCCGGAAATGCTCAGGGTGTAGAACAATTTGGAGTTCCAAAAACAAGAAGTTTCGGTTTAAACTTAAATGTAAAATTCTAA
- a CDS encoding SusD/RagB family nutrient-binding outer membrane lipoprotein, whose protein sequence is MKKITLLYMTSALFLGSMTACTDGFEEINTNPNVVEKPTANYIFSKAQLDGLNNNYFFTNILECGGLVQHYATYKEASGVGDKYLSNEVYFSAYFNQAYPTALNETEIVINEVKNNPNESNKLQIARIWKAYLYHKLTDLYGDIPYSEAAKANSTQIFLPKYDTQEFIYKDLLKELDEAATALDPAKPSFGKSDFIYDGDVAKWKKFAYSLMLRLGLRLTKVDAALAQTWVTKAIAGGVILNSADNAIMKYTDGPNDFNRNPVGFDARRQDFTAGSYGTKNVEGGKLAKTFIDLLQSTADPRISVYAGVWQGTTQNTALAVQKGFPNGTKTAPTPAEQATYSEPNQSTVFKYDAPLVLISNAETNLYLAEAAARGWYAASDKDLYEKGVQASFLNMGIYGSAYAITDATAYLTLNPYNAAGTFAQKMNQIHTQIYIALFVDEQEVYANWRRTGYPVLVPVNFPGNVTNGTIPRRLKYPTSEYSVNSANLAEAVKRQGEDAFTTRIWWDK, encoded by the coding sequence ATGAAAAAGATAACCCTTTTATATATGACAAGCGCGCTTTTTTTAGGAAGCATGACAGCTTGTACCGATGGTTTTGAAGAAATCAATACGAACCCAAATGTGGTTGAAAAACCAACAGCAAATTACATTTTCAGCAAAGCACAGCTTGACGGACTAAACAATAATTATTTTTTCACTAATATTCTGGAATGCGGCGGATTAGTGCAGCATTATGCAACATACAAAGAAGCTTCTGGCGTGGGAGATAAATATTTAAGCAACGAAGTTTATTTTTCTGCTTATTTCAATCAGGCTTATCCAACAGCTTTAAATGAAACTGAAATTGTAATAAATGAAGTAAAAAATAATCCGAACGAAAGCAATAAACTTCAAATTGCCCGAATCTGGAAAGCTTATTTGTACCATAAATTGACTGATTTGTATGGAGATATTCCGTATTCTGAAGCAGCAAAAGCAAACAGCACACAGATCTTTCTTCCCAAATATGACACTCAGGAATTTATCTATAAAGATTTATTGAAAGAACTGGATGAAGCTGCCACCGCATTAGATCCGGCAAAACCAAGCTTCGGAAAATCTGATTTTATTTATGACGGAGATGTTGCCAAATGGAAAAAGTTTGCTTATTCTTTGATGCTTCGTTTAGGATTAAGATTAACAAAAGTTGATGCTGCTTTGGCACAAACCTGGGTGACAAAAGCAATTGCCGGAGGCGTAATCTTAAATTCAGCAGATAATGCGATCATGAAATACACCGACGGACCAAATGATTTTAACCGAAATCCGGTTGGTTTTGATGCCAGAAGGCAAGATTTTACAGCAGGTTCTTATGGTACAAAAAATGTAGAAGGCGGAAAATTAGCCAAAACATTTATCGATTTATTACAATCAACTGCCGATCCAAGAATTAGTGTTTACGCAGGAGTTTGGCAGGGAACAACTCAAAATACAGCACTTGCCGTTCAAAAAGGTTTTCCTAACGGAACTAAAACTGCTCCAACACCAGCAGAACAAGCGACTTATTCTGAGCCAAACCAAAGTACCGTTTTTAAATACGATGCTCCACTTGTATTAATCAGCAATGCTGAAACTAATTTATATTTAGCCGAAGCCGCAGCAAGAGGCTGGTACGCTGCATCTGATAAAGATTTATATGAAAAAGGTGTTCAGGCTTCTTTCTTAAACATGGGAATTTATGGTTCTGCTTACGCAATTACAGATGCTACAGCCTACTTAACACTTAACCCATATAATGCAGCAGGAACTTTTGCTCAAAAAATGAATCAAATTCATACCCAGATTTACATTGCTTTATTTGTAGACGAACAGGAAGTTTATGCCAACTGGAGAAGAACAGGATATCCGGTTTTAGTTCCGGTAAATTTTCCCGGAAATGTTACAAACGGCACAATACCAAGACGTTTAAAATATCCAACCAGCGAATATTCAGTTAATTCAGCTAACTTAGCAGAAGCAGTTAAACGCCAGGGCGAAGACGCTTTTACAACAAGAATATGGTGGGATAAATAA
- a CDS encoding gluconate:H+ symporter, whose product MSILILTACIAFLIIQIAWLKINPFIAFIITALLAGLFLGLPISTLSQTVQKGLGEMLGSITLIIVFGTCIGKLTVSSGAANVIAKTVMGWTGEKYVRLGLMITGFIVGIPLFYSVGFVLLVPLIFSVAHQFKLSKVYLGIPMLASLSAAHGFLPPHPSPMALSSILNADIGLVLVYGIIIAIPTIFIAGLLFSNLLKNIKTESDNEILNVEEVVNEGKLPSFSLSIFSALFPVFGLTITSILPLISTNETLIEICKTVGDPSMIMLISLLFCTYTLGIRMNRSITSIMDDYALAIKDVALIVLIVGGAGSLKEVMIVSGVNETIVAALTQINIHPYLLAWMMAAIIRVCVGSATAAGLMTASVLLPLLQTTGLDANLLVLSVGAGSLMCSHVNDPGFWMFKEYFNISLKDTFKSWTVMESLVSVLGIVFVFILNSIIH is encoded by the coding sequence ATGAGCATTTTAATTCTTACGGCATGCATTGCGTTTTTAATCATTCAGATAGCCTGGCTTAAAATAAATCCGTTTATTGCCTTTATCATAACAGCTTTATTAGCGGGTCTTTTTTTAGGACTGCCAATAAGCACTTTGTCACAAACCGTTCAAAAAGGTTTGGGCGAAATGTTAGGATCTATCACGCTGATTATTGTTTTTGGAACCTGTATTGGCAAACTTACCGTTTCGTCAGGAGCCGCCAATGTTATTGCCAAAACTGTTATGGGATGGACGGGCGAAAAATACGTACGTTTAGGATTAATGATTACCGGATTTATTGTTGGGATACCTCTATTTTATAGTGTTGGATTTGTTTTGTTAGTACCTCTGATCTTTTCAGTAGCCCATCAGTTCAAACTGTCAAAAGTATATCTTGGAATTCCAATGCTGGCGTCGCTTTCAGCAGCACACGGTTTTTTGCCCCCACATCCGTCTCCTATGGCTTTAAGTAGTATTTTAAATGCAGATATTGGACTTGTTTTAGTATACGGAATTATAATTGCCATTCCTACCATTTTTATTGCCGGTTTGTTATTTTCTAATTTGCTTAAAAACATCAAAACCGAATCTGATAATGAAATTTTAAATGTCGAAGAAGTTGTAAACGAAGGTAAACTTCCGAGTTTTTCACTTAGCATATTTTCGGCTTTATTTCCGGTTTTTGGTTTAACCATAACTTCAATATTGCCTTTAATTTCAACTAATGAAACATTAATTGAAATTTGCAAAACAGTAGGAGATCCAAGCATGATTATGCTTATTTCTTTATTATTCTGCACCTACACTTTAGGAATCAGAATGAACCGAAGTATAACTTCCATAATGGATGACTATGCTCTTGCCATAAAAGACGTTGCTCTGATTGTTTTAATTGTGGGCGGTGCCGGAAGTTTAAAAGAAGTAATGATTGTAAGTGGTGTAAACGAAACCATCGTTGCTGCGCTAACCCAAATAAACATTCATCCGTATTTATTGGCCTGGATGATGGCAGCGATTATTCGTGTTTGTGTGGGTTCTGCAACCGCAGCCGGATTAATGACAGCCAGCGTTTTATTACCTTTATTACAAACTACCGGACTCGATGCCAATCTTTTAGTTCTTTCTGTTGGAGCAGGAAGCTTAATGTGCTCACATGTAAACGATCCAGGTTTTTGGATGTTCAAAGAATATTTTAATATCAGCCTGAAAGATACCTTCAAATCATGGACTGTCATGGAATCTTTAGTATCTGTTCTAGGAATTGTTTTCGTTTTTATTTTAAACTCTATAATACATTAA
- a CDS encoding RidA family protein codes for MNLLPQEKFETLGLSLPPAPQPLGIYKPYLVDGKYLYLSGHGPVRDDKSLIIGRIGDDLDIEEGKLAARQVGLTMLSTIVTNFGSLDKVKRVIKVLGMVNCNGDFLRHPYVINGCSELFAEVWGQENGIGVRSAVGMGSLPDNIPVEVEAVFELF; via the coding sequence ATGAATTTATTACCTCAAGAAAAATTTGAAACTCTTGGTTTGTCTTTACCTCCGGCACCTCAGCCTCTTGGTATTTATAAACCTTATTTAGTTGATGGTAAATATTTATACCTTTCTGGTCACGGTCCTGTACGAGACGACAAATCCTTAATCATTGGCCGAATTGGCGATGACCTAGATATCGAGGAAGGAAAACTGGCTGCGAGACAAGTGGGCTTAACGATGCTTTCGACAATTGTTACCAATTTTGGAAGTCTGGACAAAGTAAAAAGAGTTATTAAAGTTCTTGGAATGGTGAATTGCAACGGCGATTTCCTCAGACATCCGTATGTAATAAACGGCTGCAGTGAATTATTTGCTGAAGTTTGGGGACAGGAAAACGGAATTGGCGTAAGAAGCGCAGTAGGAATGGGTTCTTTACCGGACAATATTCCTGTCGAAGTTGAAGCTGTTTTCGAATTATTCTAA
- a CDS encoding sugar kinase, whose protein sequence is MNTNIPQTRIAAFGELLLRMNVANGNRFTQADEIKIHVGGAEANVCVLLSQLGIQTDYITRLPENDLAQLALNELQKYKVNTSKCVYGGERLGLYFVESGNQIRQSQVIYDRSNSSFATIQKDQINWDEALKDVTHFHWSGISPGVSHEAGLACKEAILTAHKKGLPISSDFNYRSKLWQYGKHPSQIMPDLLQYSTITVADLDAIEIYFGIKTDSKESDENRFQKTFELLKQKMPFLKTLAMSFRKSDGPAHLYKGLLIHEGNFYQTPEHKIHVVTDQIGSGDAFNAGLLYGLSNKLSGQECIEWATACGVIKQSIHGDFAISSLDEISHFIKNGSSNRINR, encoded by the coding sequence ATGAATACAAATATCCCACAAACAAGAATCGCAGCATTTGGAGAATTATTACTTCGGATGAATGTTGCCAATGGAAACCGGTTTACACAGGCAGATGAAATAAAAATTCATGTGGGCGGTGCCGAAGCCAATGTTTGTGTTTTACTTTCACAACTCGGAATCCAAACCGATTATATCACCCGATTGCCCGAAAACGATTTGGCGCAGCTGGCTTTAAATGAACTTCAGAAATACAAAGTAAATACTTCAAAATGTGTTTATGGAGGAGAACGTCTGGGCTTATATTTTGTTGAATCAGGAAATCAAATCAGACAATCGCAGGTTATTTACGACCGAAGCAATTCTTCTTTTGCAACTATTCAAAAAGATCAAATTAACTGGGATGAAGCTTTAAAAGATGTTACACACTTTCACTGGTCAGGAATAAGCCCAGGTGTTTCTCATGAAGCTGGATTAGCTTGTAAAGAAGCCATTCTAACTGCACATAAAAAAGGTTTACCAATTTCTTCTGATTTTAATTATCGTTCCAAATTATGGCAGTACGGAAAACATCCGTCTCAAATTATGCCCGATTTATTGCAATACAGCACAATTACGGTTGCCGATTTAGACGCCATTGAAATTTACTTCGGAATTAAAACCGACAGCAAAGAATCTGATGAAAATCGTTTCCAAAAAACATTCGAATTATTAAAACAAAAAATGCCTTTTTTAAAAACACTTGCTATGAGTTTTAGAAAATCAGACGGTCCGGCGCATTTATACAAAGGTTTATTGATTCACGAAGGAAATTTTTACCAAACGCCAGAACACAAAATACATGTTGTAACAGACCAAATTGGTTCCGGAGATGCCTTCAACGCCGGATTATTATACGGATTATCCAACAAATTATCCGGTCAGGAATGTATCGAATGGGCAACAGCCTGCGGCGTTATCAAACAAAGTATACATGGAGATTTTGCTATAAGCAGTCTCGACGAAATAAGCCATTTTATAAAAAACGGCTCAAGTAATAGAATTAATAGATAA